A genomic region of Nostoc sp. UHCC 0702 contains the following coding sequences:
- a CDS encoding glycosyltransferase yields MQPAISLVITSYNREDYLKDAIESVLKQTYPNFDLLIWDDGSTDNSVDVAQEYAKSDRRVKVIAAEHQGSPHCLKAAIAQTNGAYLGWVDSDDLLSLTALEETKSVLDADPQVGMVYTDYMDIDENGKVLGYGKRCGIPYSPERLLLDFMTFHFRLIRRSVFEQVGGIDETAQWVEDYDLCLRLSEATQVSHITKPLYFYRHHSHSISNQKRLEQIFSSRDAIARAIERRGMSDRFEIELQIIGKFFLREVIRKAPG; encoded by the coding sequence ATGCAGCCAGCAATTTCTTTAGTGATCACGTCTTATAACAGAGAGGATTACCTCAAGGATGCGATTGAGAGCGTTCTCAAACAAACTTACCCCAACTTTGATTTACTTATCTGGGATGATGGTTCTACCGATAATTCGGTTGATGTTGCTCAAGAGTATGCCAAAAGCGATCGCCGAGTCAAAGTCATAGCAGCCGAACATCAAGGATCACCACACTGCTTAAAAGCAGCGATCGCCCAAACCAATGGTGCCTACTTGGGATGGGTAGATAGCGATGATTTGCTCAGTCTCACAGCCCTCGAAGAAACCAAGTCCGTATTGGATGCTGATCCACAAGTAGGAATGGTTTATACAGATTACATGGATATAGATGAGAATGGCAAAGTTTTAGGTTATGGCAAACGCTGTGGCATTCCTTATTCTCCAGAAAGGTTACTGCTAGACTTCATGACTTTTCATTTTCGACTGATTCGCCGTTCAGTTTTTGAGCAAGTCGGAGGTATTGATGAAACTGCTCAATGGGTGGAAGATTACGACTTGTGCTTACGCCTATCTGAAGCTACACAAGTGTCACATATCACCAAACCACTTTATTTTTATCGCCATCACTCCCACAGCATCTCCAACCAAAAGCGCCTAGAGCAAATTTTCTCATCTCGTGATGCGATCGCTCGTGCAATTGAACGGCGTGGAATGAGCGATCGCTTCGAAATTGAATTGCAAATTATCGGTAAGTTCTTTTTACGAGAAGTGATACGTAAAGCCCCTGGTTAA
- the miaB gene encoding tRNA (N6-isopentenyl adenosine(37)-C2)-methylthiotransferase MiaB: MITSKRRYHITTFGCQMNKADSERMAGILEDMGFEWSEDPNHADLILYNTCTIRDNAEQKVYSYLGRQAKRKHEQPDLTLIVAGCVAQQEGEALLRRVPELDLVMGPQYANRLKDLLESVSEGNQIVATEPVHIMEDITQPRRDSKITAWVNVIYGCNERCTYCVVPNVRGVEQSRTPEAIRAQMEEIARQGYKEVTLLGQNIDAYGRDLPGVTAEGRHLHTFTDLLYYVHDVPGIERLRFATSHPRYFTERLIRACAELPKVCKHFHIPFQSGDNEVLKAMARGYTHEKYRRIIDTIRRYMPDASISADAIVGFPGETEAQFENTLKLVEDIGFDLLNTAAYSPRPGTPAALWTNQLSEEVKSDRLQRLNHLVGIKAAERSQRYFGRIEEVLVEDQNSKDKTQVMGRTGGNRLTFFTGDINELKGQLVKVKITEIRAFSLTGEPVELPQPMPV, encoded by the coding sequence ATGATTACTTCTAAACGCCGCTACCATATTACTACCTTCGGTTGCCAAATGAATAAAGCTGACTCAGAGCGCATGGCTGGCATTTTAGAAGACATGGGCTTTGAGTGGTCAGAAGACCCCAATCATGCAGATTTGATTCTCTATAATACCTGTACAATTCGGGATAATGCCGAACAAAAGGTATATTCTTACCTTGGCAGACAGGCTAAGCGCAAGCATGAGCAGCCAGATTTAACTTTGATTGTAGCTGGTTGTGTTGCCCAGCAGGAAGGCGAAGCGCTATTGCGACGCGTGCCAGAATTAGACTTAGTGATGGGGCCACAATACGCCAACCGTCTCAAAGATTTGCTGGAGTCGGTGTCGGAGGGAAACCAAATTGTGGCAACTGAGCCAGTTCACATTATGGAAGATATCACCCAGCCGCGCCGAGATAGCAAAATTACTGCTTGGGTGAATGTGATTTATGGCTGCAACGAACGCTGCACCTACTGCGTGGTTCCGAATGTGCGTGGTGTAGAACAATCCCGTACACCAGAAGCGATTCGCGCGCAAATGGAAGAAATCGCTCGCCAAGGTTACAAGGAAGTGACTCTACTTGGTCAAAATATTGATGCTTATGGTAGAGATTTGCCTGGTGTGACAGCAGAAGGTCGCCATCTGCACACATTCACTGATTTACTGTATTATGTGCATGATGTCCCAGGAATTGAGCGGTTAAGATTTGCTACTAGCCATCCGAGATATTTCACGGAACGATTAATTAGGGCTTGTGCTGAGTTGCCCAAAGTCTGCAAACACTTTCATATTCCTTTTCAATCTGGGGATAATGAAGTTTTGAAAGCAATGGCGCGGGGTTACACCCATGAGAAATATCGCCGGATCATCGATACTATCCGGCGGTATATGCCAGATGCATCGATTAGCGCTGATGCAATTGTGGGCTTTCCTGGGGAAACAGAAGCACAGTTTGAAAATACTTTGAAACTGGTAGAAGATATCGGCTTTGACTTGTTGAATACAGCAGCATATTCGCCTCGTCCAGGGACACCCGCAGCTTTGTGGACAAATCAGCTGAGTGAAGAAGTGAAAAGCGATCGCCTACAAAGATTAAATCATTTAGTGGGTATCAAAGCAGCCGAGCGATCGCAACGTTACTTTGGACGTATCGAAGAAGTCTTGGTTGAAGACCAAAACTCTAAAGATAAAACCCAAGTGATGGGACGCACAGGCGGCAATCGTCTGACGTTTTTCACTGGCGATATCAATGAACTCAAAGGGCAGTTGGTAAAGGTGAAAATTACTGAAATTCGCGCTTTTAGCTTGACTGGTGAACCAGTCGAACTACCACAACCCATGCCAGTCTAA